The Vescimonas coprocola genome includes a window with the following:
- the metG gene encoding methionine--tRNA ligase: MEKKKFYITTPIYYPSDKLHIGHTYCTVATDAMARYKRLTGCDVMFLTGTDEHGQKIEDKAKAAGKTPKEFLDEIVEGPRGILDLWKLMNISNDRFIRTTDDYHVASIQKIFRRMYDKGDIYKGTYRGKYCKPCESFWTESQLVDGKCPDCGREVTDAEEEAYFFRLSKYADRVRHLLEDTDFLEPRSRVNEMVNNFIKPGLEDLCVSRTSFSWGIPVDFDPGHVVYVWVDALFNYTTALGFLNDKYDDYEKYWPADVHFVGKEIVRFHSIIWPAMLMSMEMPLPKKVYGHGWLLLDGGKMSKSKGNVVDPYLLAEKFGVDALRFFLLRTFPFGSDGNFSNELLIQTINIDLANDLGNLVSRTTAMVEKYFGGTLPTERQEGEPDTELRAMASTLRDRYEAEMERFQFQNALEQVFKTIQRANKYIDENAPWALAKDPANRVRLATVMYHLLETIRICATLLTPFMPESAEKIFDQIGACEGCRTWEKANVWGSLRPDATVHKGEALFPRIDAEKALAELEELEAQQRKAALPALEVEPYTEEKVDFDTFCKSDLRAVKIKNCEPVKKSDKLLKFTLDDGSGTDRVILSGIRHYYEPEQLIGKTAVAILNLPPRKMMGIPSCGMLISAVHKERGEEKLHLLLLDDAIPAGAKLC; encoded by the coding sequence ATGGAAAAGAAGAAGTTCTATATCACTACCCCTATTTACTACCCCTCCGACAAGCTCCACATCGGACACACCTACTGCACCGTGGCCACCGACGCCATGGCCCGCTATAAGCGGCTCACCGGCTGCGATGTCATGTTCCTCACCGGCACCGATGAGCATGGCCAGAAGATCGAGGACAAGGCCAAGGCTGCAGGCAAGACGCCCAAGGAGTTTCTGGATGAGATCGTGGAGGGCCCCAGAGGGATCCTCGACCTATGGAAGCTGATGAACATCTCCAACGACCGGTTCATCCGCACCACCGACGACTATCATGTGGCCTCCATCCAGAAGATCTTCCGGAGGATGTATGACAAGGGGGATATCTATAAGGGGACCTACCGGGGCAAGTACTGCAAGCCCTGCGAGAGCTTCTGGACCGAGAGCCAGCTGGTGGACGGCAAATGCCCCGACTGCGGCCGTGAGGTGACAGATGCCGAGGAGGAGGCCTACTTCTTCCGGCTGAGCAAGTACGCCGACCGGGTGCGCCATCTGCTGGAGGACACGGATTTTCTGGAGCCCCGGAGCCGTGTCAACGAGATGGTCAACAACTTCATCAAGCCCGGTCTGGAGGATCTGTGCGTCAGCCGCACCAGCTTCTCCTGGGGCATCCCGGTGGACTTCGACCCCGGCCACGTGGTCTATGTGTGGGTGGACGCTCTGTTCAACTACACCACGGCGCTGGGCTTCCTGAATGACAAGTATGACGACTACGAGAAGTACTGGCCCGCCGATGTCCACTTCGTGGGCAAGGAGATCGTGCGCTTCCACTCCATCATCTGGCCGGCCATGCTCATGAGCATGGAGATGCCCCTGCCCAAGAAGGTCTACGGCCACGGCTGGCTGCTGCTGGACGGCGGCAAGATGTCCAAGTCCAAGGGCAATGTGGTGGATCCCTATCTGCTGGCGGAGAAGTTCGGCGTGGATGCCCTGCGGTTCTTCCTGCTGCGGACCTTCCCCTTCGGCAGCGACGGCAATTTCTCCAATGAGCTGCTGATCCAGACCATCAACATCGATCTGGCTAACGATCTGGGCAATCTGGTGAGCCGCACCACCGCCATGGTGGAGAAGTACTTCGGCGGCACCCTGCCCACGGAGCGGCAGGAGGGCGAGCCGGATACGGAGCTGAGGGCCATGGCCTCTACCCTCCGGGATCGCTATGAGGCGGAGATGGAGCGCTTCCAGTTCCAGAATGCGCTGGAGCAGGTGTTCAAGACCATCCAGCGGGCCAACAAGTATATCGACGAGAACGCCCCGTGGGCGCTGGCCAAGGATCCCGCCAACCGGGTGCGGCTGGCTACGGTGATGTATCATCTGCTGGAGACCATCCGCATCTGCGCTACGCTGCTGACGCCCTTTATGCCGGAGAGCGCCGAGAAGATCTTCGACCAGATCGGCGCCTGTGAGGGCTGCCGGACATGGGAGAAGGCCAACGTATGGGGCTCCCTGCGCCCGGACGCCACGGTCCATAAGGGCGAGGCTCTGTTCCCCCGTATCGACGCCGAAAAGGCGCTGGCAGAGCTGGAGGAGCTGGAGGCTCAGCAGCGCAAGGCGGCGCTGCCGGCGCTGGAGGTGGAGCCCTACACGGAGGAGAAGGTGGACTTCGACACCTTCTGCAAGTCCGATCTGCGGGCGGTGAAGATCAAGAACTGCGAGCCGGTGAAAAAGAGCGACAAGCTGCTGAAGTTCACGCTGGATGACGGCTCCGGCACGGATCGGGTCATCCTCTCCGGCATCCGGCACTACTATGAGCCGGAGCAGCTCATTGGTAAGACCGCCGTGGCCATTCTGAACCTGCCGCCCCGGAAGATGATGGGCATCCCCAGCTGCGGGATGCTGATCTCCGCTGTCCACAAGGAGCGGGGGGAGGAGAAGCTGCACCTGCTGCTGCTGGACGACGCTATCCCCGCCGGCGCCAAGCTGTGCTGA
- the buk gene encoding butyrate kinase produces the protein MSYRILTIDPGSTSTKIGVFDDEKMLFEENLHHSAEELAQFETIPQQEAFRRRLVLKALEEHRIPLESLSAVCGRGGVLKPVHGGTYLTTDAMIDTLKKGPYGHHASNLGGLLAREIGSALHIPSYIVDPPVVDELAPLARYSGHPLITRRSIFHALNQKAVAKRYAKEIGKPYESLNLIVCHMGGGVSVGAHVKGEVVDTGNALEGEGPFSPERSGTLPSGALVDLCFSGKYTQQEIRRMITGNGGLLAYTGSTDMQELMRRAATDAKVREVIGAFHYRVAKEIGAMAAAMKGQVDQIILTGGIAHGQETVDALKGYVSWIAPVTVYPGEGELLALAEGALRVLRGEETAKIYE, from the coding sequence ATGTCTTACAGAATTCTGACCATCGATCCCGGCTCCACGTCCACCAAGATCGGCGTGTTTGACGACGAGAAGATGCTGTTTGAGGAGAACCTGCACCACTCTGCCGAGGAGCTGGCCCAGTTCGAAACCATTCCCCAGCAGGAGGCCTTCCGCCGCCGGCTGGTCCTGAAGGCGCTGGAGGAGCACCGTATCCCGCTGGAGAGCCTCAGCGCCGTGTGCGGCCGGGGCGGCGTTCTCAAGCCTGTCCACGGCGGTACTTACCTCACCACCGATGCCATGATCGACACCCTGAAAAAGGGTCCCTACGGCCACCATGCCAGCAATCTGGGCGGCCTGCTGGCCCGTGAGATCGGTTCGGCGCTGCACATCCCCTCCTACATCGTGGATCCCCCCGTGGTGGATGAGCTGGCGCCTCTGGCCCGCTACTCCGGCCACCCCCTCATCACCCGCCGCAGCATTTTCCATGCCCTGAACCAGAAGGCCGTGGCCAAGCGCTACGCCAAGGAGATCGGCAAGCCCTATGAGTCCCTGAACCTCATCGTCTGCCACATGGGCGGCGGCGTGTCCGTGGGCGCTCACGTCAAGGGCGAGGTGGTGGACACCGGCAATGCTCTGGAGGGCGAGGGTCCCTTCTCCCCGGAGCGGTCCGGGACACTGCCCAGCGGCGCACTGGTGGATCTGTGCTTCAGCGGCAAGTATACCCAGCAGGAGATTCGCCGCATGATCACCGGCAACGGCGGTCTGCTGGCCTACACCGGCTCCACGGATATGCAGGAGCTGATGCGCCGGGCCGCCACCGACGCCAAGGTGCGGGAGGTCATCGGCGCCTTCCACTACCGGGTCGCCAAGGAGATCGGTGCTATGGCCGCCGCCATGAAAGGGCAGGTGGATCAGATCATCCTTACCGGCGGCATTGCCCACGGTCAGGAGACAGTGGACGCCCTGAAGGGCTACGTCAGCTGGATCGCACCGGTGACGGTGTACCCCGGCGAGGGCGAGCTGCTGGCGCTGGCAGAGGGCGCTCTGCGGGTGCTGCGAGGCGAGGAGACCGCCAAAATCTACGAATAA
- the rpoB gene encoding DNA-directed RNA polymerase subunit beta, translating to MAKDKYYGKTLRKNFARHEEVMAMPDLLEIQKKSYKWFLDTGLREVFADVASITDYAGNLELSFIDYSMDEKPKYDVEECKARDATYAAPMKVSVRLRNKETGEIKEQEIFMGDFPLMTHSGTFVINGAERVVVSQIVRSPGIYYGKEIDLKTDLPLLTSTVIPYRGAWLEYETDTSEVFWVRIDKNRKLPITCLIRALGLKTDSEIMDRFGDDPRIVVTLEKDACKTYEDAMLEIYRKLRPGEPPTLDSAETLMQNLFFDPRRYDLSIVGRYKFNKKLTLWTLAKGQQLAMPVADPATGEILFDEGHVLTGAECRELDAIGVAEVSVKLDSGDVIRVFTNRMCDMSRYVDFDPKECCGIKERVRFDVLQELLGQYSGEELMEQCRLHADDLVPKHIIVDDILASINYMNALAHGLVNKDDIDHLGNRRLRCVGELLQNQFRIGFSRMERVIRERMTIQDLDIVTPQSLINIRPVTAAIKEFFGSSPLSQFMDQTNPLAELTHKRRLSALGPGGLSRERANMEVRDVHYSHYGRMCPIETPEGPNIGLISYLATYARVNEYGFIEAPFRRVEHPSGRVTDEITYMTADVEDQYIVCQAAEPVDENGCLIGPRITCRHQDETIQVEPEYVDYMDISPRMMVSIATAMIPFLPNDDANRALMGANMQRQAVPLLRPEAPIVGTGMEHKICLDSAVAVLAEGDGIVTKVDATNVSVKYDAGETKDYKLIKFLRSNHGTCINQKPIVSVGERVHGGDDPTVLADGPATQEGEIALGRNILVGFMTWEGYNYEDAVLLNERLVKEDVYTSIHIEEYEIDARDTKLGPEEITRDIPNVGEDALKDLDERGIIRVGAEVHAGDILVGKVTPKGETDLTAEERLLRAIFGEKAREVRDTSLKVPHGESGIIVDAKVFTRENGDELGPGVNQVVRVYIAQRRKIQVGDKMAGRHGNKGVVSRVLPQEDMPFLPDGTPLDIVLNPLGVPSRMNIGQVLEVHLGYAAKTLGWKVATPIFDGATDKDISEALQLAGLDPEGKSWLYDGRTGERFDNKVTVGYVYFLKLHHLVDDKIHARSTGPYSLVTQQPLGGKAQFGGQRFGEMEVWALEAYGASYTLQEILTVKSDDVTGRVRTYEAIVKGHNVPTPGVPESFKVLVKELQSLCLDIQVLDEDGNQIELKEDEDALDTFNLARMDADDERQNRYADDNELADAGFDYVADEEVDASYDGDGEEF from the coding sequence ATGGCCAAGGACAAGTACTATGGCAAGACCCTGCGAAAGAATTTTGCCAGACACGAGGAAGTCATGGCGATGCCCGACCTGCTGGAGATCCAGAAGAAATCCTACAAGTGGTTTCTGGACACCGGCCTGCGGGAGGTGTTTGCGGACGTAGCCTCCATCACGGACTATGCCGGTAATCTGGAGCTGAGCTTTATCGATTACAGCATGGACGAGAAGCCCAAGTATGACGTGGAGGAGTGCAAGGCCCGTGACGCCACGTATGCCGCCCCCATGAAGGTCAGCGTGCGGCTGCGGAACAAGGAGACGGGCGAAATCAAGGAGCAGGAGATCTTCATGGGTGATTTCCCCCTGATGACCCACTCCGGCACCTTTGTCATCAACGGCGCCGAGCGTGTGGTGGTCAGCCAGATCGTCCGCTCCCCCGGCATCTACTACGGCAAGGAGATCGACCTCAAGACCGATCTGCCCCTGCTGACCTCCACCGTCATTCCCTACCGTGGCGCATGGCTGGAGTACGAGACCGACACCAGCGAGGTGTTCTGGGTCCGCATCGATAAGAACCGGAAGCTGCCCATCACCTGCCTGATCCGTGCGCTGGGCCTCAAGACTGACAGCGAGATCATGGACCGCTTCGGTGACGATCCCCGCATCGTGGTGACTCTGGAGAAGGACGCCTGCAAGACGTATGAGGACGCCATGCTGGAGATCTACCGCAAGCTGCGTCCCGGCGAGCCCCCCACGCTGGACTCCGCCGAGACCCTGATGCAGAACCTGTTCTTCGATCCCCGGCGGTACGATCTGAGCATCGTGGGCCGGTATAAATTCAATAAGAAGCTGACCCTGTGGACGCTGGCCAAGGGCCAGCAGCTGGCTATGCCTGTGGCCGATCCCGCCACCGGCGAGATCCTCTTCGACGAGGGCCACGTCCTCACCGGCGCAGAGTGCCGGGAGCTGGACGCCATCGGCGTGGCGGAGGTCTCCGTGAAGCTGGACAGCGGCGATGTGATCCGGGTGTTCACCAACCGGATGTGCGACATGAGCCGCTACGTGGATTTCGATCCCAAGGAGTGCTGCGGCATCAAGGAGCGGGTGCGCTTCGACGTGCTGCAGGAGCTGCTGGGCCAGTACAGCGGCGAGGAGCTGATGGAGCAGTGCAGGCTCCACGCCGACGATCTGGTGCCCAAGCACATCATCGTGGACGACATTCTGGCCTCCATCAACTATATGAACGCTCTGGCCCACGGACTGGTCAACAAGGATGATATCGACCATCTGGGCAACCGCCGCCTGCGCTGCGTGGGCGAGCTGCTGCAAAACCAGTTCCGCATCGGCTTTAGCCGCATGGAGCGTGTCATCCGGGAGCGCATGACCATTCAGGATCTGGATATCGTCACGCCCCAGAGCCTCATCAACATCCGGCCCGTTACGGCGGCCATCAAGGAGTTCTTCGGCTCCAGCCCCCTGAGCCAGTTCATGGATCAGACCAACCCCTTGGCGGAGCTGACCCACAAGCGGCGTCTGTCCGCTCTGGGCCCCGGCGGCCTGTCCCGTGAGCGTGCCAACATGGAGGTCCGTGACGTGCATTACAGCCACTATGGCCGTATGTGCCCCATCGAGACGCCTGAAGGCCCCAACATCGGCCTGATCTCCTATCTGGCCACCTATGCACGGGTCAACGAGTACGGTTTTATCGAGGCCCCCTTCCGCCGGGTAGAGCATCCCTCCGGCCGTGTCACCGACGAGATCACCTATATGACCGCCGACGTGGAGGATCAGTACATCGTCTGCCAGGCCGCCGAGCCGGTGGACGAGAACGGCTGCCTCATCGGGCCCCGTATCACCTGCCGCCATCAGGACGAGACCATTCAGGTGGAGCCGGAGTACGTGGACTATATGGACATCTCCCCCCGTATGATGGTGTCCATCGCTACGGCCATGATCCCCTTCCTGCCCAACGACGACGCCAACCGTGCGCTGATGGGTGCCAATATGCAGCGGCAGGCCGTGCCTCTGCTGCGGCCGGAGGCCCCCATCGTGGGCACCGGTATGGAGCACAAGATCTGCCTGGACTCCGCTGTGGCGGTGCTGGCCGAGGGCGACGGTATCGTCACCAAGGTGGACGCTACCAACGTGTCCGTCAAGTATGACGCCGGCGAGACCAAGGACTATAAGCTCATCAAGTTCCTGCGCTCCAACCACGGCACCTGCATCAACCAGAAGCCCATCGTTTCCGTGGGCGAGCGGGTCCACGGCGGCGACGATCCCACGGTGCTGGCTGACGGCCCTGCCACGCAGGAGGGCGAGATCGCTCTGGGCCGCAACATTCTGGTGGGCTTCATGACGTGGGAAGGCTACAACTACGAGGACGCCGTGCTGCTCAACGAGCGGCTGGTGAAGGAGGATGTGTATACCTCCATTCATATCGAGGAATATGAGATCGACGCCCGTGACACCAAGCTGGGGCCTGAGGAGATCACCCGTGACATCCCCAACGTGGGCGAGGATGCTCTGAAGGATCTGGACGAGCGGGGCATCATCCGGGTGGGCGCCGAGGTCCACGCCGGGGACATTCTGGTGGGTAAGGTCACCCCCAAGGGTGAGACCGACCTCACCGCTGAGGAGCGCCTGCTGCGGGCCATCTTCGGTGAGAAGGCCCGTGAGGTGCGTGATACCTCCCTGAAGGTGCCTCACGGCGAGAGCGGCATCATCGTGGATGCCAAGGTATTTACCCGTGAAAACGGCGACGAGCTGGGGCCGGGCGTGAATCAGGTGGTCCGTGTCTACATCGCTCAGCGCCGCAAGATCCAGGTGGGCGACAAGATGGCCGGCCGTCACGGCAACAAGGGCGTCGTGTCCCGTGTGCTGCCTCAGGAGGATATGCCCTTCCTGCCCGACGGCACGCCGCTGGATATCGTGCTGAATCCTCTGGGCGTTCCCTCCCGTATGAACATCGGTCAGGTGCTGGAGGTCCATCTGGGCTATGCCGCCAAGACGCTGGGCTGGAAGGTGGCCACCCCCATTTTCGACGGCGCCACCGATAAGGATATTTCCGAGGCCCTGCAGCTGGCGGGTCTGGACCCGGAGGGCAAGAGCTGGCTGTACGACGGCCGCACCGGCGAGCGCTTTGACAACAAGGTCACGGTGGGCTATGTGTACTTCCTGAAGCTGCACCATCTGGTGGATGATAAGATCCACGCCCGTTCCACCGGCCCCTACTCTCTGGTGACCCAGCAGCCCCTGGGCGGCAAGGCCCAGTTCGGCGGCCAGCGCTTCGGTGAGATGGAGGTGTGGGCGCTGGAGGCCTACGGCGCCAGCTACACCCTGCAGGAGATCCTCACCGTCAAGTCCGACGATGTGACGGGCCGTGTCCGGACCTATGAGGCCATCGTCAAGGGCCACAACGTGCCGACCCCCGGCGTGCCGGAGTCCTTCAAGGTGCTGGTGAAGGAGCTGCAGTCCCTGTGCCTGGATATTCAGGTGCTGGACGAGGACGGCAACCAGATCGAGCTGAAGGAGGACGAGGACGCTCTGGATACCTTCAATCTGGCCCGGATGGATGCCGACGACGAGCGCCAGAACCGCTATGCCGACGACAACGAGCTGGCGGATGCGGGCTTTGACTACGTGGCCGACGAGGAAGTGGACGCTTCCTACGACGGCGACGGGGAAGAATTTTAA
- a CDS encoding exodeoxyribonuclease III codes for MKLVSWNVNGLRSCLTKGFLEYVKNEDPDILCLQETKLQPEQAVFDLEGYHRYFHSADKKGYSGTAVLTKEEPLSVTYGFGADIHRHEGRVITAEYPDFYLVCCYTPNSQDGLKRLPYRMQWEDDLRAYLLELDGKKPVVYCGDLNVAHQEMDLKNPKTNRQNPGFSDQERAKMTRLLESGFADTFRTLHPEEVTYSWWSYRFHAREKNAGWRIDYFIVSRRLLPRVTDAAIRTEVYGSDHCPVVLQLDTSSGQA; via the coding sequence ATGAAGCTGGTAAGCTGGAACGTCAATGGCCTGCGGTCGTGCCTGACCAAGGGCTTTCTGGAATATGTGAAAAACGAGGACCCGGACATTCTCTGCCTGCAGGAGACCAAGCTCCAGCCGGAGCAGGCGGTGTTCGATCTGGAGGGCTATCACCGCTACTTCCACTCCGCCGATAAAAAAGGCTACTCCGGCACGGCGGTGCTGACCAAGGAGGAGCCCCTGTCCGTCACCTACGGCTTCGGAGCGGATATCCACCGCCACGAGGGCCGGGTCATCACGGCGGAGTACCCGGACTTCTATCTGGTGTGCTGCTATACCCCCAACAGTCAGGACGGGCTGAAGCGGCTCCCCTACCGGATGCAGTGGGAGGACGATCTGCGGGCGTATCTTCTGGAGCTGGACGGGAAAAAGCCCGTGGTGTACTGCGGCGACCTGAACGTGGCCCATCAGGAGATGGACCTGAAAAATCCCAAGACCAACCGCCAAAACCCCGGCTTCTCCGACCAGGAGCGAGCGAAAATGACCCGGCTGCTGGAAAGCGGCTTTGCCGACACCTTCCGCACCCTGCACCCGGAGGAGGTCACCTACTCCTGGTGGAGCTACCGCTTCCATGCACGGGAGAAGAACGCCGGCTGGCGCATCGACTACTTCATCGTGTCCCGGCGGCTGCTGCCCCGTGTGACGGACGCCGCCATCCGCACGGAGGTCTACGGCAGCGACCACTGCCCCGTGGTCCTGCAGCTGGACACCTCCTCCGGGCAGGCGTAA